A window from Triplophysa dalaica isolate WHDGS20190420 chromosome 3, ASM1584641v1, whole genome shotgun sequence encodes these proteins:
- the LOC130418385 gene encoding cytochrome P450 7A1, with protein sequence MFLSIALIWAVVVGLCCCLWLITGFRRRQPGEPPLENGWIPYLGCALQFGANPLEFLRSRQKKCGHIFTCKIAGQYVHFLCDPFSYHAVIRQGRHLDWKKFHFDASAKAFGHESMDPSHGYTTENLHKTFLKTLQGDALPSLIETMMENLQSTALQSGVLKAKPSEWQVDGIFAFCYKIMFEAGYLTLFGKELDGDKSVARQQAQKALVLNALENFKEFDKIFPALIAGLPIHVFMSAHSARENLAKTLLHENLSKRANVSDLISLRMLLNDTLSTFNELSKARTHVAILWASQANTLPATFWTLFYMIRCPAALKAANEEVKKIFENSNQKIDPRNSRLVLTREQLDNMPILDSIIKEAMRLSSASLNVRVAKDDFLLHLDNKESYHIRKDDVIAMYPPLLHFDPEIYEDPLTYKYDRFLDENGQEKTCFNRNGRKLRYFYMPFGSGVTKCPGRFFAVHEIKQFLSLILSYFEIELLDSDVKIPPLDQSRAGLGILQPTHDVDFRFRMKTH encoded by the exons ATGTTCCTCAGCATTGCGCTCATTTGGGCTGTGGTGGTAGGGCTCTGTTGTTGCCTCTGGCTTATCACAGGATTTCGCAGAAG ACAACCCGGCGAGCCTCCACTGGAAAACGGATGGATCCCTTACCTTGGTTGTGCTCTTCAGTTTGGCGCCAACCCTTTGGAGTTCCTCCGCAGCAGACAGAAGAAATGCGGacacatatttacatgtaaGATTGCTGGGCAGTATGTCCATTTTCTTTGTGATCCCTTCTCCTACCATGCTGTCATCCGCCAAGGGAGGCATCTGGACTGGAAGAAATTTCACTTTGACGCCTCCGCAAAG GCATTTGGTCATGAAAGCATGGATCCCAGCCACGGCTACACCACAGAAAACCTGCATAAGACCTTTCTCAAAACCTTACAAGGAGATGCCCTGCCGTCTCTCATTGAGACCATGATGGAAAACCTGCAGAGCACAGCGCTGCAATCGGGCGTACTCAAAGCCAAACCCTCAGAGTGGCAGGTCGATGGCATTTTCGCCTTTTGCTACAAGATCATGTTTGAAGCAGGCTACCTGACCCTCTTCGGCAAGGAACTGGATGGAGACAAGAGCGTCGCACGTCAGCAGGCTCAGAAAGCGCTGGTGCTCAATGCTCTGGAGAACTTCAAAGAGTTTGATAAGATCTTTCCCGCTCTGATCGCCGGGCTTCCCATCCACGTTTTCATGAGTGCCCACAGCGCCCGTGAGAACCTGGCCAAGACTTTGCTCCACGAGAACCTGAGCAAGCGCGCCAACGTGTCTGACCTCATATCCCTGCGCATGCTACTGAACGACACGCTGTCTACCTTCAACGAGCTGAGCAAAGCCAGGACTCACGTGGCCATTCTGTGGGCTTCTCAGGCCAACACTTTACCTGCCACCTTCTGGACCTTGTTCTATATGATCAG GTGCCCTGCGGCGCTGAAGGCAGCGAACGAGGAGgtgaagaaaatatttgaaaattctAACCAGAAAATAGATCCTAGGAATTCTCGACTTGTACTGACAAGGGAACAATTAGACAACATGCCCATTCTAG ACAGCATCATTAAAGAGGCTATGAGACTGTCCAGTGCATCTCTGAACGTCCGAGTGGCCAAGGATGACTTTCTCCTTCACCTGGACAATAAAGAATCTTACCACATTCGTAAAGATGATGTCATAGCTATGTACCCCCCCCTACTTCACTTTGACCCTGAAATCTATGAAGATCCACTG ACATACAAGTATGACAGATTCCTTGACGAAAATGGACAGGAGAAGACCTGCTTCAACAGGAACGGTCGCAAACTTCGTTACTTTTACATGCCTTTTGGATCTGGGGTCACTAAGTGTCCGGGTCGCTTCTTCGCTGTGCACGAGATCAAGCAGTTTTTGTCTTTGATTCTCTCGTATTTTGAAATCGAACTCTTGGACTCGGATGTTAAAATACCACCACTGGACCAGTCCCGGGCCGGTCTGGGTATTCTGCAGCCAACCCATGATGTCGACTTTCGCTTCAGAATGAAAACTCATTGA
- the fam110b gene encoding protein FAM110B produces MPTETLQADSKPASPGGAFASAVPLRILNKGPEYFRRQTEPNPKRLSAVERLEADKSKYVKSQEVINAKQEPIKPQVLAKPPVCPVPVKRSGGVGSGLKASNNNAKSDTCASTTKRENLNLEILKNILNSSSSSEGPAKGMSHKVGARSWAPHRSSELTEPGCRSFAGSLKVPSSAQGRHSPQGGNLNLSRRLLEERSYEVEGERSSLHTSHSSSDIRRMCNGKPLRAARSSSSSAPPLPPKPSAKALAGCDNAPRSPERETLPNTFTELELGSSVARRPSLHRSKSDLSDRYARAGADVERFFNYCGLDPEELESVGVESFARANSDIVSLNFRSASMISSDCEQSRHSNDDLSDDEDDAGERVPYGISAVERNARVIKWLYSIRQARESQKVSHV; encoded by the coding sequence ATGCCCACCGAGACGCTGCAGGCAGATAGCAAACCCGCCAGCCCGGGTGGGGCCTTTGCCTCTGCTGTCCCGCTCCGCATCCTCAACAAGGGCCCCGAATACTTCCGCCGCCAGACCGAGCCTAACCCCAAGCGGCTGAGCGCGGTGGAACGGCTTGAAGCTGATAAGTCAAAGTACGTCAAGAGCCAGGAGGTCATCAACGCTAAGCAGGAACCTATCAAGCCACAGGTCCTGGCCAAGCCCCCTGTCTGTCCGGTTCCAGTGAAGAGGAGCGGTGGCGTGGGATCTGGCCTGAAAGCCTCCAACAACAACGCCAAGTCAGACACCTGCGCTTCCACCACCAAACGGGAGAATCTCAACCTGGAGATCTTAAAGAACATCTTAAATAGCTCCTCCTCGTCTGAGGGGCCTGCCAAGGGGATGTCACACAAAGTTGGGGCGCGGAGTTGGGCACCGCACCGCTCGTCTGAGTTGACGGAACCTGGGTGTCGCTCCTTTGCCGGGTCACTCAAGGTACCGTCATCCGCGCAAGGCCGACACAGTCCTCAGGGAGGCAACCTGAACTTGAGTCGCAGGCTTTTGGAGGAGAGGTCGTATGAAGTCGAAGGTGAGCGGTCGTCGCTACACACCTCTCACAGCTCCTCGGACATTCGCCGCATGTGCAATGGCAAACCGCTCAGAGCGGCTCGCAGCAGCAGCTCTTCTGCACCGCCGCTGCCACCCAAGCCTAGCGCCAAAGCGTTGGCCGGTTGTGACAATGCCCCCCGCTCCCCTGAAAGAGAGACATTGCCCAATACCTTCACAGAACTGGAGCTGGGCAGTTCTGTGGCCCGCAGACCCTCTCTGCATCGCTCCAAGTCAGACCTGAGTGACCGCTATGCTCGCGCCGGTGCGGACGTAGAACGCTTCTTTAACTATTGTGGGCTGGATCCCGAGGAGCTGGAGAGTGTGGGCGTGGAGAGCTTCGCCCGCGCGAACTCCGACATCGTTTCGCTCAACTTCCGTAGTGCCAGCATGATCAGCTCGGACTGTGAGCAATCACGGCACAGCAATGACGACCTGTCCGATGATGAAGACGATGCAGGTGAGCGGGTTCCCTATGGCATTTCTGCTGTGGAGCGGAATGCGCGGGTTATTAAGTGGCTGTACAGCATCAGACAGGCAAGGGAATCTCAGAAAGTCTCCCATGTCTAA